The Polypterus senegalus isolate Bchr_013 chromosome 10, ASM1683550v1, whole genome shotgun sequence genomic interval ATGCAATGCCAAGAGCTTCTATCCCAAAACCATCACATTTATTTGGAGAAGAAGAGGGGTGATTGTTGAGCCCCAAACTGTAACGGAGCCAACTCTCAATCCTGATGGCACGTTTGACTCCAAGAGCATTTACAGGTTTGCTCCTGGGTTTCGGGAGAAGCTCATCTGTGAGGTGAAACATGAGGCCCTAGAGAAGCCGCTGACCAGATCTATCATCTGTGAGTAGGAGAGCCTTACTGTGAATGTCTGTTGTGCAAGTGTGGGACTTTGGAATTATTATTACCTGCCTCGTGTCTCTCTCGATGTTTCTCATTGTGGCCATCGATCATTTAGGAGACACTTTACAATCTTCAGACCAAGGTTCTGTCTCTTTTCTGATTCTCTCTGGACTGTGACTTTACTGTGTCGCTCATGTCTTCACTTTCATACAATTAGTCAAATAATAAGATAATGTGGAGCATCAAGTTGTTTAGAACGCTTGGCCTAAAGTCCACAATGGACCTCAATTACAGTGAAAAGGAAGCCACAAGGGCAGGTACAGAGGGAGAATCTCAGAAATGGACACCATAAACTTGAACGAACagtaatacaatacattacaatttatATTGGTGTAGCCCAAACTCACACAAGGAGTACCacaatggcctttaacaggccctgccttttgacagcccccagctttgactctctaagaagacaagaaaaaaatccagaaaaaaaaagctagtaggaaaaaaaacatggaagaaacctcaggaaaggcaattcaaagagagaccccttttcaggtagggtGGGCGTgtagtggatgtcaaaaagaagggggttaatacaatacacTGAACAAAACACAAGCAATCGTCAATACGATATGAAAGTGCAATAGAAATCTTACAAGTGCAGAGCAGAtgtcaacagtagatgatatcccataacaGGATTTGGATTtctttggagtcctggagacctcggccatcaacctgcctccccctattggccattccacagctaaaacaGCCAAtcggatgaaaggacccctctaccccatgattcctgtgatcctccatcatgggtgactttaccttaggcaggcaaaacaacttggcaggtgggcaccaactggcacatttgagtaccgagaagagaaacagaataggtgagggtgagtaacaaatcctaactatcatgttacttctgttttagtgctaatgactgacaacagagatgatgTCTGctaagttaatcagcagctctagtcagggtgtgctaaactgaagtggtgaggatttaaaagctgagaccgaaggggcatctcttatagtaacaggcagaccactccacagtttaggggggtcctgtaactaaaaactcgacctcccactTTTACTactccttggaatcctaagcagaccggcatcttgaagGTAAAGGAAAGTAAGAAGGTAAGCAGGAGTGATGAGAAGACTCGACTCTGAAGATTTTATAGGGTAGGCAGTGGAAATGGGAGGAATAAAATGGTACAGCTTTGTAGTTGAGAATTGGCTTCTTGAAGACATTCTTCCAACTCACATCTCCGGAAAGAGTCATTACAGTTACGATGGAGATGGATGGAGGTCAGTTAAATATTGATTGGATGGGCTGAAACATCTGTACTTTCTATTTCATAAGTGCAACATCTTCCTCTTGTGTCTTTATTTGGCTTTCCCTGCATGTCCCATTAGATGTCCTTCCTCAAGATTTAGTGGCAGGGACCTTCAAATCATCTGTCCTCACAGTAAATCCAGCTTGAGTCCTTGTCATTCCCTTTCCTGTTGTTTTCCCCTTGTTGTTGGAATTCTGATAGATGTTGTCAGTTGAACCTCACTGCCCTCTTCTTTGCTCTTTGAACCTTGTGCTGCAGGCCATTTAGAATAAGGCCTTATCATCTAATGGCCTAGCTGATCTGGAACTGACCTGTCTTGTGTTATGTCCTTCATTATCTAGACTCAGGGTTCACCATTGCAGAGATCACTGGGATTGTGCTTGCTGTACTCCTCTTACTTCTCCTTGTCCTCGGTGTATACTGGAGGTTCTCAGGTGAGTCTAATGTTGACTAAATCAAATCTCAGGACAGTTTCCGCTTCTGCACCAAGTGTGAAGACATCTGGTCCTCCGTGAGCTCACTGGTGTCCTGTCTTGCACTCATTTTTAGAGCACCAACTAAACTATGCGAActtaagcaaaattttaaaaagataatgaAATATAAATAGTTAGAAGTACCTAAAGGTCAAAGTAACAGAACGTGCTAACAAACTCCATGGATTGCGTTAAAAACTTTTACAGTTATGAAGATCTTTTGTAAAAAGAACAGGAAGCCAGGGCAGTGTAGCCGGCTATTGGGTGCTGAGGCCCGTACAACTGCTGCAGGCCAACTGTCTGACATTCTTATATTTAACTCGTGTTATTTGATGCATTTTGAGAAAACaaagctaaaaacagaactgttgTAATCTGACATTGGCACAGAGGCTGGGAGCAGATCATAGAAATGAGGTTTGGAGTGAAGCTAAGGGGGGTGAAAGTGGAGTGCCATGTCTGGGTTCCATCCACAGCTGGTGAATTAAAATGACTCTGACAAGATCCAATGTGTGTGGCCTGACGAAAACGCTTAGCTAATAAAAAGTTAGAGAAAAGATCAGGGATATCAAAAGAAGACGCAAAGAAGTAAAAAGGAGGGAACAGAAGCTCAAGACAAGAAGGATGAAAGCAAAAAGTGCAACGAGAGCAGATTGGGGGGATTCCACATGAGGGTGAGTTTCAGTCAGTGGTCTTCAGGTAGGGCTTTGAGTCGGCCTTCACTTAGCTCTCACTAcagatgcatccatccatccattatccaacccgctatatcctaactacagggtcacgggggtctgctggagccaatcccagccaacacagggcgcaaggcaggaaacaaaccccagactaCAGATGCATGgcagttttattgtattttagttAACTATGTGAAGGGAGTTCCCAGAAGACCTAAATTCTCATCTCACCCTGGGACTTTCCCTTATGAAGGTTTTctttaagttcaagtttattgtcatgtgcacagtaaataaacgtgtttccctgtacaatgaaattctttctttgctgtccacaccaaatgacaaaaccaacgtataacgattaacataaataataagtaacagaggcagcataaagtataaaaacagaatagaagtataaagtgtaacgTGCAGGtcggtgtgtgatggacaagtccaaTACAGTTGTGTAAGGTCGATAGAATGAGGTGGCCtacggttataaactccagtcagttgtTTAGGAGTtgaatggccttgggaaagaaagagaaacttcattagcctggaagtcctgcctCTCATACTCTGTACCTCCTGTCTGAGGGTAGAGGTGTGGACAGTTCATGTTggggggtccctgaggatcgaggcagttctcctgcagaCCCTgtagttgtagatgctctgcagagagggcagtgaggtcctggtgatcttctctgaAGGCGTTTGTGGTCcttagcagtagtgttgccgcaCGAtatggtgatgcagctggtcaagatgctctcaacaatgcagctgtagaagttgcagaggatcttagtcgacataccaaacctCCTCATCCTCCTCAGAATCTACAGCCACttttgagccctcttgaccagctctgtggtgttaagtgtccaagtgaggtcctcactgttGTAGACGCCCAGAGGTCTCCTCTCCTGCCTCacgtccactatcatctccttcatcttgtctgtgttgagggtgaggttttTGTCTTCACAACATGActccagactgtccacctcccttctgtaggccgcctcatccccaccagtgacgCGTCCAATCACTGCGGTGTCGTCTGTGAACTTTACAGCGATGTTCTCTTTGTGGGAAGCGACACTGtcatgggtgaacagggtgtgtgtagaggatggggctgaggacgcatccctgtggggtgcctgtgtttgtgatactggtggctgaaatcctattaccagtcctgacagactggggcctgccagtcagaaagtcttaCTTGTTGCATAATGGTGAAATTCATTATGGTGAGCATGTAGCCTTAGACAACAGTCTTATTAATAGATAAGAGAGGAGGATGTAAGAGGGGAGTAGAAGGGATGCCCCCAGATCAGCAGAAGTGTGAGATGACTACTTGGGATCAATCTCTGTGAAGTATGGACATTACAGATGGGGCATTTAGTCCGAGTGCAGAGCAGACTTACTGGGAAAAGTAAGTAGTTTGAAGAAAGTGCCAGTTAAAAAACTCCCTAAGAGAACTTATCTTGAacaatgaaagtaataaaaaggCCAACATGAACTTAAAGAGAAATCCCGAGAGATGATACAAGGGTGGAAGAGTTTTAAAGACTAAGCCTGTAAGTCACAGCTGAAGCTCAACACAGGGAGCGTCACCCCTGCTATCGACCGGCCTCATCTCTCCTTTTCTGTCTTTCAGTATCCCTGTCACCCCTTGACCTTAGCAAGCTGATCCAAGATGAAACTGCATTGGTCAAGTACAAGCTCAAAGGCTGGAGACTTGGACACATCACTCTCAAGTGGTTTATCAATGACAAGGTCATCCTGCTGGACACAGTGGGCCTAGATGAGACGTATGGTGGAGCTGGGGTGTGTGTACCTCTTCATAGTCCCACTGGTTATATCATGAAGAGGCATATGTGTCATGAAGGACTCCTTGTATCAGAGAGCCTGCTCACCTTGCAGTTTATGTTGAACCGAGAGGAGCACCAAGGTGCTGTGATCAGGTGTCGGGCCAGACATGGGCTCACCAGGAGGAGTGTGGAGTGTATGGTCACTCTAAAGGAGGTTTGCGGTAAGTGAACCCTTGTGTTGTGGGTCACCTGTTCTATTAAGTCTCTTCTAATGTCTCTTAATGTTCTCCATATATTGATTTCTCTGCCCCgcattagttttttttctgatttccaGTTCGCCCGCGACTTTCAGATATCCAGAACatctttcaggaaaaaagtgaaaatgtggtGAAACTTCAAATCAGGGCTGAGGGTTTCTACCCACGAGACATCAGCTTCACATGGTTACTGGGCGCAGACCCTGTGAGCTCAGAATCAAGAGACAATAAAGAAAATCCCAATGGAACCTTCAGCACTGAGAGTGTCTGCTCTGTCCCACTGCCTCAGGTTCAGAACCCCAACTTCAAGGTCACTGTGGTGATTGAGCACATCTCCATGGGAAAGGTGGAGAAAATGGCCACCAGCAGTACCCCAGGTTAGCCAATCAGACTCTCCTTGCACAGCCGCTGACATTCAGACTTTGTTACACCTTTTAACAAGCCCCTTCTGTCTTTGTTTCAGGTATCGATGGACGCCCCATCCTCTCCGACATTGAGATGGTCAGTTTTTCAAAGGTGGGGGAGCCCTGCACGCTAAGCTGCACCATCTCCAGGTTCTTCCCTAGTGGTCTCCAAGTGACCTGGCGCAGGTTTAGAGTGGAGAGCGAACTTGAGCCTGTAACTGCAGGGTCAGCTGAGTGGCCAGCCACTGTGATCACCTCTAAACCAGTGATGAGGACTAACAGCTTTGCGGTGACCTCTGAGGTCCAGTTCACTGCAGCAAGTCTTAATGAAGTCGAGGAGATGACATACGTCTGTGAGGTACAACATATGACTCTTAAGGAGCCTTTGACAAGGAGGTCTGGGAGACTGAAGTTAACAGGTAAGACGCTGTGAGCTATCGTGAGTGGGTGGGTAAAGGACTGGCATAGAGGGCAGGGGTGTATGTGTGCCAGGCATTTGAAATACAAGGCCTCAGCAGAACAAAGATGAGTCATCTACATGTTAGACTTTCACAGGCTGGACACCAAATGGTCATTTTCTGTATTCTCTCTATTTGAACTCCCTGTCTATGGAAATCCAGGCACGTTTGCAGAAG includes:
- the LOC120536427 gene encoding uncharacterized protein LOC120536427 isoform X1 — translated: MRRLLPVLLLLLLTTGSLGKVTVFLSEHTVVGVQYSDALLPCSFNVTPGPIDPQQLTVIWSHYGFPVASYEKGRNIGRVETDLLSNEVLLGNASLLLSKIMKRDEGHYECEVEYAGERDTLNLILSILVPPEVFLAPVSAHLLTENLVTCNAKSFYPKTITFIWRRRGVIVEPQTVTEPTLNPDGTFDSKSIYRFAPGFREKLICEVKHEALEKPLTRSIIYSGFTIAEITGIVLAVLLLLLLVLGVYWRFSVSLSPLDLSKLIQDETALVKYKLKGWRLGHITLKWFINDKVILLDTVGLDETYGGAGVCVPLHSPTGYIMKRHMCHEGLLVSESLLTLQFMLNREEHQGAVIRCRARHGLTRRSVECMVTLKEVCVRPRLSDIQNIFQEKSENVVKLQIRAEGFYPRDISFTWLLGADPVSSESRDNKENPNGTFSTESVCSVPLPQVQNPNFKVTVVIEHISMGKVEKMATSSTPGIDGRPILSDIEMVSFSKVGEPCTLSCTISRFFPSGLQVTWRRFRVESELEPVTAGSAEWPATVITSKPVMRTNSFAVTSEVQFTAASLNEVEEMTYVCEVQHMTLKEPLTRRSGRLKLTAEKTLPKMSDVQIQFTECGEPCTLSCVISDFYPKDINVTWQRRHKDIHEALPAVSEDWSPAVTNYGPIMRKNKFELLSRAEFTPQSLSDLENMDFICRVEHETLNMEAIEKFCSGVPEITRVPQVSDIVIHFKEFGELCVLSCVISDFFPKEINITWERRTKKQIQYKNPKTGQWKPTEIQKFLYARKSTFDLLAQVLFTPLVASHLKDMDFICRVQHQTLAEPIERHTGEISVPSQKE
- the LOC120536427 gene encoding uncharacterized protein LOC120536427 isoform X3 codes for the protein MRRLLPVLLLLLLTTGSLGKVTVFLSEHTVVGVQYSDALLPCSFNVTPGPIDPQQLTVIWSHYGFPVASYEKGRNIGRVETDLLSNEVLLGNASLLLSKIMKRDEGHYECEVEYAGERDTLNLILSILVPPEVFLAPVSAHLLTENLVTCNAKSFYPKTITFIWRRRGVIVEPQTVTEPTLNPDGTFDSKSIYRFAPGFREKLICEVKHEALEKPLTRSIILSLSPLDLSKLIQDETALVKYKLKGWRLGHITLKWFINDKVILLDTVGLDETYGGAGVCVPLHSPTGYIMKRHMCHEGLLVSESLLTLQFMLNREEHQGAVIRCRARHGLTRRSVECMVTLKEVCVRPRLSDIQNIFQEKSENVVKLQIRAEGFYPRDISFTWLLGADPVSSESRDNKENPNGTFSTESVCSVPLPQVQNPNFKVTVVIEHISMGKVEKMATSSTPGIDGRPILSDIEMVSFSKVGEPCTLSCTISRFFPSGLQVTWRRFRVESELEPVTAGSAEWPATVITSKPVMRTNSFAVTSEVQFTAASLNEVEEMTYVCEVQHMTLKEPLTRRSGRLKLTAEKTLPKMSDVQIQFTECGEPCTLSCVISDFYPKDINVTWQRRHKDIHEALPAVSEDWSPAVTNYGPIMRKNKFELLSRAEFTPQSLSDLENMDFICRVEHETLNMEAIEKFCSGVPEITRVPQVSDIVIHFKEFGELCVLSCVISDFFPKEINITWERRTKKQIQYKNPKTGQWKPTEIQKFLYARKSTFDLLAQVLFTPLVASHLKDMDFICRVQHQTLAEPIERHTGEISVPSQKE
- the LOC120536427 gene encoding uncharacterized protein LOC120536427 isoform X2; the protein is MKCSLGKVTVFLSEHTVVGVQYSDALLPCSFNVTPGPIDPQQLTVIWSHYGFPVASYEKGRNIGRVETDLLSNEVLLGNASLLLSKIMKRDEGHYECEVEYAGERDTLNLILSILVPPEVFLAPVSAHLLTENLVTCNAKSFYPKTITFIWRRRGVIVEPQTVTEPTLNPDGTFDSKSIYRFAPGFREKLICEVKHEALEKPLTRSIIYSGFTIAEITGIVLAVLLLLLLVLGVYWRFSVSLSPLDLSKLIQDETALVKYKLKGWRLGHITLKWFINDKVILLDTVGLDETYGGAGVCVPLHSPTGYIMKRHMCHEGLLVSESLLTLQFMLNREEHQGAVIRCRARHGLTRRSVECMVTLKEVCVRPRLSDIQNIFQEKSENVVKLQIRAEGFYPRDISFTWLLGADPVSSESRDNKENPNGTFSTESVCSVPLPQVQNPNFKVTVVIEHISMGKVEKMATSSTPGIDGRPILSDIEMVSFSKVGEPCTLSCTISRFFPSGLQVTWRRFRVESELEPVTAGSAEWPATVITSKPVMRTNSFAVTSEVQFTAASLNEVEEMTYVCEVQHMTLKEPLTRRSGRLKLTAEKTLPKMSDVQIQFTECGEPCTLSCVISDFYPKDINVTWQRRHKDIHEALPAVSEDWSPAVTNYGPIMRKNKFELLSRAEFTPQSLSDLENMDFICRVEHETLNMEAIEKFCSGVPEITRVPQVSDIVIHFKEFGELCVLSCVISDFFPKEINITWERRTKKQIQYKNPKTGQWKPTEIQKFLYARKSTFDLLAQVLFTPLVASHLKDMDFICRVQHQTLAEPIERHTGEISVPSQKE
- the LOC120536427 gene encoding uncharacterized protein LOC120536427 isoform X4; this encodes MRRLLPVLLLLLLTTVPPEVFLAPVSAHLLTENLVTCNAKSFYPKTITFIWRRRGVIVEPQTVTEPTLNPDGTFDSKSIYRFAPGFREKLICEVKHEALEKPLTRSIIYSGFTIAEITGIVLAVLLLLLLVLGVYWRFSVSLSPLDLSKLIQDETALVKYKLKGWRLGHITLKWFINDKVILLDTVGLDETYGGAGVCVPLHSPTGYIMKRHMCHEGLLVSESLLTLQFMLNREEHQGAVIRCRARHGLTRRSVECMVTLKEVCVRPRLSDIQNIFQEKSENVVKLQIRAEGFYPRDISFTWLLGADPVSSESRDNKENPNGTFSTESVCSVPLPQVQNPNFKVTVVIEHISMGKVEKMATSSTPGIDGRPILSDIEMVSFSKVGEPCTLSCTISRFFPSGLQVTWRRFRVESELEPVTAGSAEWPATVITSKPVMRTNSFAVTSEVQFTAASLNEVEEMTYVCEVQHMTLKEPLTRRSGRLKLTAEKTLPKMSDVQIQFTECGEPCTLSCVISDFYPKDINVTWQRRHKDIHEALPAVSEDWSPAVTNYGPIMRKNKFELLSRAEFTPQSLSDLENMDFICRVEHETLNMEAIEKFCSGVPEITRVPQVSDIVIHFKEFGELCVLSCVISDFFPKEINITWERRTKKQIQYKNPKTGQWKPTEIQKFLYARKSTFDLLAQVLFTPLVASHLKDMDFICRVQHQTLAEPIERHTGEISVPSQKE